From the Cyanobacteriota bacterium genome, the window TTCTGCTGCCCAACTATAACCATGGTCAATATATCGGTGAAGCTCTGACGGCTATGCTGTCCCAGTCCTTTGCTGATTTTGAGGTGATTCTGGTGGATGATGCCTCGACGGATAATAGCCTTGAGATCATCCAACCGTTTGTGCAGCAGGACGATCGTGTGCGTTTAGTCTGTAATGAGCAAAACCAGGGCGCTGTGTTTTCGCTCAACCGAGCTTTGCAACTTGCCCAAGGGGAGTTCATCTATTCTTCAGCAGCAGACGATTGCGTCCTCCCTGGTTTCTTTGAGACAGGTATTAAGCTATTGCGCACCTATCCCCAAGCAGGTCTGTGTGCCACCCATCCTGCCTTTTTGCACGATGAAACCGGCGAAATTGACTTCCGAACAGACAAATTTTTTCTCAGCGATCAGCCAGTGTTTGTGCCTCCCCAAGAGCTAGTCAAGTATCTCGATTCAGATGGGTTATGGATTGCTGGTCATGCCTCGTTGGTGCGTCGCTCTGCTTTCGTGGCAGCAGGTGGGTTCTTACCCGATTTGCGGTGGCACTGCGACTGGTTTGCTCTGCATGTCGTTGCCCTGCGCCATGGCATTTGCTATACACCCGCAGCGTTAGCAGCCTATCGATTGTTGCCTAACGCCTATTCCGCTAGTGCCAAACGCAGGCAGGATCAACAACAGGTTATTGTCGCGTTGCTCAACCACCTATCCTCCCCAGCCTATGCTGATGTTTCAGCAGCATTTTGGCGATCGAGACTATTGTCATCCTTTGGTTGGTTATTGTTACAGACAGTCCTAACCCACCCAAGGCACTGGACTTGCCTAGGAAAATTACCCCTTGTTAGCTTGGTTCGCTATGAACTCAGGAAAATGCTCTCAGCTCATCTTCCTCCCCAGGCTAGGCAACTCTATCGCAAGTATCGGTATCGTCGTAAACCACTCAGTTATAGCCACAGATGATACTATCCCGATGGTCGGAGCTTGGCATCAACCCACTGTGTCTAAATATCGTTGCACAGTTTCTTG encodes:
- a CDS encoding glycosyltransferase family 2 protein encodes the protein MATSPTLSVLLPNYNHGQYIGEALTAMLSQSFADFEVILVDDASTDNSLEIIQPFVQQDDRVRLVCNEQNQGAVFSLNRALQLAQGEFIYSSAADDCVLPGFFETGIKLLRTYPQAGLCATHPAFLHDETGEIDFRTDKFFLSDQPVFVPPQELVKYLDSDGLWIAGHASLVRRSAFVAAGGFLPDLRWHCDWFALHVVALRHGICYTPAALAAYRLLPNAYSASAKRRQDQQQVIVALLNHLSSPAYADVSAAFWRSRLLSSFGWLLLQTVLTHPRHWTCLGKLPLVSLVRYELRKMLSAHLPPQARQLYRKYRYRRKPLSYSHR